The Syntrophobacterales bacterium genome contains the following window.
TTGATTTTGAACTCGATCGTCAAGATTCTGAAGTTTTCGGTAACTGTCGTGAAAGCGGAATAGCCGGCTGTATGATCGGCCATGGCAGCCATCAGCCCCGCATGGATAAAATTATCCTGGGTGCGGTGATGGTCGCCGATCGCCACCTCTGATTCGAAAAACCCTTGCTCCACCTTCAGCGCCTTCAAGCCGCAGTATTTGATAAATCCCCTGCAGAAATCGGCGGCAAGAAAATCCCTTCTTTCCTGAGTCAGACCATGCTCCATATTAAAGATGCACCTCATTGATCTTGATTATAATTAAAGAGAGAGTAGAGCGGAAGGGGTTTTCCTCCCCCATTATCCGCTCTTATCGCCGGGGAAGAATTTCGATCCAGTAATCGTCCGGGTCGTGGATAAAGTAGATTCCCATATTGGGGTTTTCGTGACAGATGCAGCCCATTTGCTGATGAAGGGCATGGGCTGCGGCAAAGTCGTCCACGATCAGTGCCAGGTGAAACTCGTTGTCGCCGAGGTTATACGGTTCCTTCCGGTCTCGAAGCCAGGTGAGTTCCAGTTGGTGTCCAGTCTCGCCGTCGCCCAAAAAAACGAGGATGAAGCTGCCGTCGGCGGGCGCCTTTCTGCGGACCTCGGTCAGATTCAGCGCCTCCTTATAGAAATTGACGCTTTTCTCCAGATCAAGGACGTTGAAATTGTTGTGCGCAAAGCGAAATTTCATTGCGAA
Protein-coding sequences here:
- a CDS encoding PaaI family thioesterase, producing MEHGLTQERRDFLAADFCRGFIKYCGLKALKVEQGFFESEVAIGDHHRTQDNFIHAGLMAAMADHTAGYSAFTTVTENFRILTIEFKINLLKPAFGNVIRCRSQVISQGKRIIVSESDVYDVRVSGEKLVAKAVVTLMAVPAERLRQEKGTG
- a CDS encoding VOC family protein — translated: MKFRFAHNNFNVLDLEKSVNFYKEALNLTEVRRKAPADGSFILVFLGDGETGHQLELTWLRDRKEPYNLGDNEFHLALIVDDFAAAHALHQQMGCICHENPNMGIYFIHDPDDYWIEILPRR